Proteins encoded in a region of the Devosia sp. RR2S18 genome:
- a CDS encoding NAD(P)H-dependent oxidoreductase, with translation MTVQIALTGLARDLQARADAGKPVRVGVIGSGEMGTDLVTQMSLMRGIEMSAIATRRPHTALEAMRIAYGEDSKGKTADSPAAATAAIEQGKIAITSAETLVTTPNIDVVIDATGKPGVAADYDLLAMEHGKHLVMMNVEADVTIGPYLKAQADRLGVVYSVGAGDEPSSCMELIEFVSALGLPIVAAGKGKNNPLRHDAVPEDYRAEAERRNMNPRMLVEFVDGSKTMVEMCAIANATGLVPDVPGMHGPAADRDDMAKVLIPREDGGILHKPGVVDFTVGKGVAPGVFVIVKAEHPRIIERMDDLHIGRGPYYSFFRPYHLTSLEVPLTCARIMLTGKPDMVPLPRPVAEVCAVAKRDLAPGEAFDAIGETCYRSFTMTIADARDKQALPVGLLEGGKVTAPVKKGELLTSANSQPDTSTRLFALRQEQDRMLGLV, from the coding sequence ATGACCGTTCAAATCGCCCTCACCGGCCTCGCCCGTGATCTCCAGGCCCGCGCCGATGCCGGCAAGCCCGTCCGTGTTGGCGTCATCGGCTCGGGCGAGATGGGGACCGATCTTGTCACCCAGATGAGTTTGATGCGCGGCATCGAAATGTCCGCTATCGCCACCCGCCGCCCGCATACGGCGCTCGAGGCTATGCGCATTGCCTATGGCGAAGACAGCAAGGGCAAGACCGCTGACAGCCCCGCCGCCGCGACGGCGGCTATCGAACAGGGCAAGATCGCCATCACCTCGGCCGAAACGCTGGTCACTACACCCAATATCGACGTGGTCATCGATGCCACCGGCAAGCCGGGCGTTGCTGCCGACTACGACTTGCTCGCCATGGAACATGGCAAGCATCTGGTGATGATGAATGTCGAGGCCGACGTTACCATTGGCCCCTATCTCAAGGCCCAGGCCGACCGGCTGGGCGTGGTCTATTCGGTGGGCGCGGGCGACGAACCCAGCTCCTGCATGGAGCTGATCGAGTTCGTCTCGGCGCTGGGCCTACCCATCGTGGCGGCCGGCAAGGGCAAGAACAATCCGCTGCGGCATGATGCCGTGCCGGAAGACTATCGCGCGGAAGCCGAGCGGCGGAACATGAACCCGCGCATGCTGGTAGAGTTCGTCGATGGCTCCAAGACCATGGTCGAGATGTGCGCAATCGCCAACGCCACCGGTCTCGTGCCCGACGTGCCAGGCATGCACGGACCGGCCGCCGATCGCGACGACATGGCCAAGGTGCTGATCCCGCGCGAGGATGGTGGTATCCTCCACAAGCCCGGCGTTGTCGATTTCACCGTCGGCAAGGGCGTCGCCCCTGGCGTCTTCGTCATCGTCAAGGCCGAGCATCCGCGCATCATCGAGCGCATGGATGACCTCCATATCGGACGCGGCCCTTATTATAGTTTCTTCCGGCCCTATCACCTGACCAGCCTCGAGGTCCCGCTGACCTGTGCGCGCATCATGCTGACGGGCAAGCCCGACATGGTGCCGCTGCCCAGGCCGGTTGCGGAAGTCTGTGCCGTTGCCAAGCGCGATCTTGCCCCTGGCGAGGCCTTCGATGCCATCGGTGAAACCTGCTACCGCTCTTTCACCATGACCATTGCCGATGCCCGCGACAAGCAAGCGCTACCGGTTGGCCTCCTCGAGGGTGGCAAGGTCACTGCGCCGGTGAAGAAGGGCGAGCTTCTCACCAGCGCCAACAGCCAGCCGGACACATCCACGCGGCTCTTCGCCCTGCGTCAGGAGCAGGATCGCATGCTGGGGCTCGTTTAG